Proteins from one Haloarcula marismortui ATCC 43049 genomic window:
- the cas2 gene encoding CRISPR-associated endonuclease Cas2, with product MVYAIIVYDVQADRTPKFLKYLRRYLTHVQNSVFEGELTEGTLVEVKETLQSMLEEEESVMVYRMDSGSYVERSVYGDDPMDDQQFL from the coding sequence ATGGTGTACGCGATAATCGTCTACGACGTACAGGCCGATCGGACACCGAAATTTCTCAAATATCTCCGGCGGTATCTCACGCACGTACAGAACTCTGTATTCGAGGGCGAGCTCACAGAGGGGACGCTCGTTGAAGTCAAAGAGACCCTCCAATCAATGCTTGAGGAAGAGGAATCCGTGATGGTTTATCGGATGGACTCGGGGAGTTATGTCGAGCGATCCGTGTACGGTGACGATCCAATGGACGACCAACAATTCCTCTAG
- the cas1b gene encoding type I-B CRISPR-associated endonuclease Cas1b, translating into MNDNYHVFTDGRLERHNDTIRLVTEDGEKKYLPIENAEALFLHGQIDYNTRLVSFLNDVGVAIHVFGWNDYYAGSIMPERGQTSGQTLVEQVRAYDDSTRRRAIARQFIEGSIHNMRANVKYYDDRGYDFDAIIDRLEAQAESLSDEMDTNELMGVEATARKAYYSIFDDVLPDGFDFGGRQYNPPDNEVNSLISFGNSLVYANVVSAIRATALDPAVSFLHEPGERRYSLALDIADLFKPLLADRIIFRVVNRNQLQLDDFESDLNGCLLNENGRKTFSKAFEESLEQTVDHPRLNRKVSYQYLLRVEVYKLKKHLLTGEEYVPFKRWW; encoded by the coding sequence ATGAACGATAACTATCACGTATTCACCGACGGCCGTCTTGAACGACACAACGACACGATCCGCCTCGTCACTGAGGACGGCGAAAAAAAGTACCTGCCAATCGAGAACGCCGAAGCGCTGTTCTTACACGGGCAGATTGACTATAATACTCGGCTCGTCTCGTTTCTCAACGACGTCGGCGTTGCGATACACGTCTTTGGCTGGAATGACTACTACGCAGGTTCGATCATGCCTGAGCGGGGGCAGACATCTGGACAGACGCTGGTCGAACAAGTCAGAGCTTATGACGATTCGACCCGGCGACGTGCCATCGCCCGTCAGTTCATCGAGGGAAGCATCCACAACATGCGAGCGAACGTCAAGTACTACGACGACCGTGGTTACGATTTCGATGCCATCATCGACCGTTTAGAAGCCCAAGCTGAATCGCTCTCCGACGAGATGGATACAAACGAGTTGATGGGGGTTGAGGCAACTGCTAGAAAGGCGTACTACTCAATCTTCGACGATGTACTCCCAGATGGGTTCGATTTCGGCGGTCGGCAATACAACCCGCCAGACAATGAAGTAAACAGTCTAATCTCGTTCGGTAACTCATTAGTCTACGCCAACGTCGTTTCGGCAATCCGAGCGACCGCGCTTGACCCCGCTGTGAGCTTTCTTCACGAACCCGGCGAGCGGCGGTACTCGCTCGCTCTCGACATCGCAGATCTGTTCAAGCCACTCTTGGCCGACCGAATCATCTTTCGCGTCGTCAACCGCAATCAGCTACAACTCGACGATTTCGAGTCGGATCTCAACGGCTGTCTACTCAACGAAAACGGACGGAAAACCTTCTCAAAAGCGTTCGAAGAAAGCCTAGAGCAGACCGTTGATCATCCGAGATTGAACAGGAAGGTGAGCTACCAGTACTTGCTCCGAGTCGAGGTGTACAAACTAAAAAAGCACCTGCTCACTGGTGAGGAGTATGTCCCGTTCAAGCGGTGGTGGTAA
- a CDS encoding CRISPR-associated protein Cas4, producing MTESRTDNSEDPVEKLLRSARDEAVNDPFHVTGVMMQYYEVCERELWFASRHLEIDRDNTAVVRGTQVDESAYDDKRRNVSIDGTIAIDVLDDGRVMEVKPSSSLIKPAKLQLLYYLWYLDQVVGVEREGVLAHPTERKRETVALTDENTRWVEEAIRGIYDVTTSDSPPPAEEKPFCESCAYHDFCWSC from the coding sequence ATGACTGAATCGAGGACAGACAATAGTGAGGATCCAGTTGAGAAACTGCTCCGTTCAGCTCGTGATGAGGCCGTCAACGACCCATTTCACGTTACCGGCGTGATGATGCAGTACTATGAGGTCTGTGAACGGGAGCTCTGGTTCGCCTCGCGGCATCTCGAAATCGACCGAGACAACACTGCAGTCGTCCGCGGTACACAGGTCGACGAGAGTGCATACGACGACAAGCGTCGTAACGTATCCATCGACGGAACCATCGCTATCGATGTCTTGGACGACGGCCGAGTGATGGAGGTGAAGCCCTCCTCATCACTCATCAAACCAGCAAAACTCCAGTTACTCTATTATCTTTGGTATCTTGATCAGGTCGTCGGCGTCGAACGGGAGGGCGTACTTGCCCATCCGACGGAGCGCAAACGCGAGACTGTGGCACTCACCGATGAGAACACCAGGTGGGTCGAAGAGGCAATCCGCGGCATCTACGACGTCACCACCAGTGACTCGCCACCGCCTGCGGAAGAAAAGCCGTTCTGTGAATCCTGTGCATACCACGACTTTTGTTGGAGTTGTTAG